One segment of Geomonas ferrireducens DNA contains the following:
- the feoB gene encoding ferrous iron transport protein B, with translation MSTQLKYKEEEETAGGAPAAARTITVAVAGNPNSGKSTLINAIAGTRLHVGNWAGVTVEKKEALFDFGGRKIRLVDLPGTYSLSPYSQEEIVARDYLVHERPDLIVNVVDATNLERNLYLTVQIMELGIPVVMALNIYDEAQEKGYRIDVKGIEEMLGIAVVPTSATKKTGLDELLSRALAVADSPTGSAPRKLNYGEDVETAADYVAEALERNYPSLLERYPKRWLLLKLMEQDSQVLEKVNLSDEGFLDEALHHLKRAHGEDIESIMADVRYSLASGLTREILEKPELRQTELTEKIDRIVLNRFLGIPIFMAAMWLLFKLTFDLSSPYGDWLRAMTEGPFKRWASAILTPLGAPDWTVSLVNDGVIAGVGSVIVFVPVIFAMMFFITFLEGSGYMARAAFVMDRTMHSIGLHGKSFIPMLLGFGCNVPGIYATRTLENPKDKVLTALLVPLMSCGARLPVYVLFVGIFFPNNSGTVIWSLYIMGILLAVLMGLVFKKTLFRGEAPMFIMELPPYRMPSFSSLCVHTWEKGKHFLFKAGTYIFAVSVLVWFLLNLPWGVEHKRDSYLGQAGAAVAPIFEPVGFGNWEAASSLITGVIAKEIVVGTMGEIYAPKHGEEKKEIPTLQEDLKEIVTSFGEASVKAVKTLLYLPQPEEKEEDQGGLKLAIGGAFTPLTAYAFMVFVLLYMPCVVAIAAMRQEFGTWKWAAVGLLYQTALAWGAALIVYQGGRLLGLGG, from the coding sequence GTGAGTACGCAGCTCAAATACAAGGAAGAAGAGGAAACGGCAGGCGGCGCTCCGGCGGCGGCACGCACCATCACCGTGGCGGTGGCCGGGAACCCGAACTCCGGGAAGTCGACCCTCATCAACGCCATCGCCGGGACGAGGCTTCACGTCGGCAACTGGGCGGGGGTGACCGTTGAGAAAAAGGAGGCACTCTTCGACTTCGGCGGCAGGAAGATCCGGCTCGTCGACCTCCCCGGCACCTATTCGCTCTCACCCTACTCGCAGGAGGAGATCGTCGCCCGGGACTACCTGGTGCACGAGCGTCCCGACCTGATCGTGAACGTGGTCGATGCCACCAACCTGGAGCGTAACCTCTACCTCACCGTGCAGATCATGGAACTCGGCATCCCGGTGGTGATGGCGCTCAACATCTACGACGAGGCGCAGGAAAAGGGATACCGGATCGACGTAAAGGGAATCGAGGAGATGCTGGGGATCGCCGTGGTTCCCACCTCGGCCACCAAGAAGACCGGCCTGGACGAGCTCCTCAGCAGGGCGCTTGCCGTGGCGGACTCCCCGACCGGCAGCGCGCCGAGAAAGCTCAATTACGGCGAGGACGTCGAGACCGCCGCCGATTACGTCGCCGAGGCGCTCGAGCGGAACTACCCGTCCCTCCTGGAGCGTTACCCGAAGCGCTGGCTCCTTTTGAAGCTCATGGAGCAGGACAGCCAGGTGCTGGAAAAGGTGAACCTTTCCGACGAGGGTTTCCTGGATGAGGCGCTGCACCACTTAAAGCGCGCTCACGGCGAGGATATCGAGTCGATCATGGCCGACGTCCGCTACTCGCTCGCCTCAGGGCTCACGCGGGAGATCCTGGAGAAACCGGAGCTGCGCCAGACCGAACTGACCGAGAAGATCGACCGCATCGTGCTGAACCGCTTCCTCGGGATACCGATCTTCATGGCGGCCATGTGGCTGTTGTTCAAGCTCACCTTCGACCTCTCCTCCCCCTATGGGGACTGGCTCCGCGCGATGACCGAGGGTCCCTTCAAGCGCTGGGCCTCCGCCATCCTCACGCCGCTGGGCGCGCCGGACTGGACGGTGTCGCTCGTGAACGACGGCGTCATCGCCGGGGTCGGCTCCGTCATCGTCTTCGTGCCGGTGATCTTCGCGATGATGTTCTTCATCACCTTCCTGGAGGGAAGCGGCTACATGGCGCGCGCCGCCTTCGTCATGGACCGCACCATGCACTCCATCGGCCTGCACGGCAAGTCGTTCATCCCGATGCTGCTCGGGTTCGGCTGCAACGTGCCGGGGATCTACGCGACGCGCACCCTGGAGAACCCGAAGGACAAGGTGCTGACCGCGCTCCTCGTGCCGCTCATGTCCTGCGGGGCGCGCCTGCCGGTGTACGTGCTCTTCGTCGGGATCTTCTTCCCGAACAACTCGGGCACGGTGATCTGGTCGCTGTACATCATGGGGATACTGCTGGCGGTGCTCATGGGGCTCGTCTTCAAGAAGACCCTGTTTCGCGGCGAGGCGCCCATGTTCATCATGGAGCTCCCCCCGTACCGCATGCCGTCCTTCAGCAGCCTGTGCGTACACACCTGGGAGAAGGGGAAACACTTCCTTTTCAAGGCCGGTACCTACATATTCGCCGTCTCGGTCCTCGTCTGGTTCCTTTTGAACCTCCCCTGGGGCGTCGAGCACAAGCGCGACTCCTACCTCGGGCAGGCGGGTGCGGCGGTGGCTCCCATCTTCGAGCCGGTCGGCTTCGGCAACTGGGAGGCGGCCTCCTCCCTCATCACCGGCGTCATCGCCAAGGAGATCGTCGTCGGCACCATGGGCGAGATCTACGCGCCGAAGCACGGCGAGGAAAAAAAGGAGATCCCCACCCTGCAGGAAGATCTCAAGGAGATAGTTACCTCTTTCGGGGAGGCTTCGGTTAAGGCAGTGAAGACGCTTCTCTACCTCCCACAGCCGGAAGAGAAGGAGGAGGACCAAGGCGGGCTGAAACTCGCCATTGGCGGGGCCTTCACGCCGCTCACCGCCTACGCCTTCATGGTGTTCGTTCTCCTCTACATGCCGTGCGTTGTGGCCATCGCGGCTATGCGGCAGGAATTCGGGACTTGGAAATGGGCCGCGGTGGGGCTTTTGTACCAAACGGCGCTCGCCTGGGGCGCAGCGCTCATCGTCTACCAGGGGGGACGTCTCCTGGGATTGGGAGGTTGA
- a CDS encoding FeoB-associated Cys-rich membrane protein has protein sequence MGIADFVIAAVIVAGACYILYATLWKKKGCCGCEGGSCCKK, from the coding sequence ATGGGAATTGCCGACTTTGTCATTGCGGCCGTGATCGTGGCCGGGGCATGCTACATCCTTTACGCGACGCTTTGGAAGAAGAAGGGGTGCTGCGGTTGCGAGGGTGGGAGCTGCTGCAAGAAATGA
- a CDS encoding bifunctional alpha/beta hydrolase/OsmC family protein, with protein sequence MDTRKVTFTNSSGLQLAARLELPDGEPPVAYAIFAHCFTCSKNIKAAVNISRAMSNRRIAVLRFDFTGLGESEGDFSSTTFTTQVSDLVAAAQFLEREYQAPSLLVGHSLGGSAVLVAAAEIPSAAAIVTIAAPYNPAHLRRLLGDSTDQIERHGEATVHLGENYFTIRKELLEDLETQRPAETLARLQGALLVMHSPADSIVQIENATQIFQAARHPKSFISLGEADHLLSNAVDSRYAGEVIASWAARYLDVVDKAPMGQPEFQASDNRVTARTGEEGFRTEISANGFSLVADEPVSYGGTNEGPSPYEFLMSALGACTTMTVQMYARRKGWPLTYAMARLSHHKIHAEDCRDCESQDTRIDKFTRELELIGDLDQDQRQKLLEIAEKCPVHRTLTSEIRVDTTLKE encoded by the coding sequence ATGGATACCAGGAAGGTCACTTTTACCAACAGCAGCGGTCTACAGCTTGCTGCGCGTCTGGAACTGCCGGATGGGGAGCCGCCTGTCGCCTATGCCATCTTCGCCCACTGCTTCACCTGCTCGAAGAACATAAAAGCGGCAGTCAACATAAGCCGCGCCATGAGCAACCGGCGCATCGCAGTACTGCGTTTCGACTTTACCGGCCTCGGGGAGAGCGAGGGCGACTTCTCCAGCACCACGTTCACGACCCAGGTGAGCGACCTGGTAGCGGCGGCGCAGTTCCTGGAACGCGAGTACCAGGCACCGAGCCTTCTGGTCGGCCACTCTCTGGGAGGCTCCGCCGTCCTTGTCGCGGCAGCAGAGATACCTTCGGCGGCCGCTATCGTCACCATCGCCGCCCCTTACAACCCGGCCCATCTGCGCAGGCTGCTCGGGGACTCGACCGACCAGATCGAGCGCCATGGCGAGGCAACCGTGCATCTTGGCGAGAACTACTTCACCATCAGGAAGGAACTCCTGGAGGACCTGGAGACGCAACGCCCGGCGGAAACGCTCGCCCGGCTCCAGGGAGCGCTCCTCGTCATGCACTCGCCTGCCGACAGCATCGTGCAGATAGAAAACGCCACGCAGATCTTTCAGGCCGCGCGGCACCCGAAGAGCTTCATCTCCCTCGGCGAGGCCGACCATCTCTTGTCCAACGCCGTCGACTCGAGGTACGCGGGCGAGGTCATCGCCAGCTGGGCCGCACGGTATCTCGACGTCGTCGACAAGGCCCCTATGGGCCAGCCCGAATTCCAGGCCTCGGACAACCGGGTCACCGCCCGCACCGGTGAAGAAGGGTTCCGCACCGAGATCTCCGCCAACGGGTTCAGCCTGGTGGCGGACGAACCGGTGAGTTACGGCGGCACCAACGAGGGGCCGTCCCCCTACGAATTCCTCATGTCCGCCCTCGGGGCGTGCACCACGATGACGGTGCAGATGTACGCCCGGCGCAAGGGATGGCCGCTCACTTACGCCATGGCGCGCCTTTCCCATCACAAGATCCACGCCGAGGACTGCCGCGACTGCGAGTCGCAGGACACGCGCATCGACAAGTTCACCCGCGAGCTAGAGCTCATAGGAGATCTGGACCAGGACCAGCGCCAAAAGCTCCTGGAGATTGCCGAGAAGTGCCCGGTGCACCGCACCCTCACCAGCGAGATCCGGGTCGACACCACGTTGAAGGAATAG
- a CDS encoding methyl-accepting chemotaxis protein, with product MFAMWSIKKRVVVSVLTLCLASITILGIFAYQYQMHQMREGLKDEASNNGRLFEAILKGDAEGLARAHTGLDRLDFLLAPFAAGNKDALLAVAKPVFSEIKQNNNITHMYFIQPDGKVLLRAHKPEQDGDILKRETFLKAQATKQMSWGLEMGKNFFSLRCVKPVSYQGRALGYMEVAEEIDHVFQQMKQITGKEMSLFLTNDFLKSKGTDVKTEQAGNFRILYPTQKEVALGLAAGLATEMNQALKEPQLSIISYKGGKYLVGIGPVKDASGETVGVLFSHKEIGPLFATMWKGVAAQMSIFIAILLAGVTFLYLSLKPSIALFETLKKHIVSVTTDWDLNKRLQVDTQDEIGELAADFNTMTEKLALMVRQVNVSSDELGSVSGNLVQVSSTVMGAAEQQSTSVHEASSAMTQITGSIKGVAKAVEGLSQSASESSSSILEMASSVEEVALNAEALAHQVDEVGSAIIEMAASIKQVGRNADLLLEEASINSSSIVEMDSTIKEVEKNALNTVKISESVKQDAEFGKGAVESTILGINAIKQSSRITSEVIANLSQRAGDIGAILSVIDDVAEQTNLLALNAAIIAAQAGEHGKGFAVVAGEIKQLAERTSASTRKIADVVNGVLAETDRAVVAISQAEQNIAQGEELSRKSGEALEKIVSGVQMATEQVNGIARATAEQAHGSMMIRDTTEKVTSMVRQIATATREQGEGSTLVLSSVEKMRTLTEQVKNSTREQSNVGNFIAKSTENITEMIRHIQRACDEQSKGADLVLPAVESIKSATESNLGAVKVLGESMSALAAQIEGLQQEIDRFDVSSS from the coding sequence ATGTTTGCCATGTGGTCTATAAAGAAGCGCGTTGTAGTATCCGTCCTCACTCTCTGTCTCGCCAGTATCACCATACTCGGAATCTTCGCCTACCAATATCAGATGCACCAGATGCGTGAGGGGCTCAAAGATGAGGCCAGCAACAACGGTCGCCTCTTCGAAGCGATCCTGAAGGGGGACGCCGAGGGACTCGCAAGGGCCCACACGGGACTGGACCGGCTTGACTTCCTGCTCGCCCCGTTCGCCGCCGGCAACAAGGACGCGCTGCTCGCCGTGGCGAAGCCCGTCTTCAGCGAGATCAAGCAGAACAACAACATAACGCACATGTATTTCATACAGCCCGACGGCAAGGTGCTTTTGCGGGCGCACAAGCCCGAACAGGACGGTGACATCCTGAAGCGGGAGACCTTCCTGAAGGCGCAGGCGACCAAGCAGATGTCGTGGGGCTTGGAGATGGGCAAGAACTTCTTCTCCTTGCGCTGCGTGAAACCCGTCTCCTACCAGGGTAGGGCGCTGGGGTACATGGAGGTCGCCGAAGAGATCGACCACGTCTTCCAGCAGATGAAGCAGATCACCGGGAAAGAGATGAGTCTCTTTCTCACCAACGATTTCCTGAAGAGCAAGGGGACCGACGTCAAGACCGAGCAGGCAGGGAACTTCCGGATCCTTTACCCGACGCAGAAGGAGGTGGCCTTGGGGCTCGCCGCCGGACTGGCTACCGAAATGAACCAGGCGCTCAAGGAACCGCAACTCTCCATCATCTCCTACAAGGGGGGCAAGTACTTGGTCGGCATCGGGCCTGTCAAGGATGCGTCGGGTGAAACCGTCGGGGTTCTCTTCTCGCACAAGGAGATCGGACCCCTGTTCGCCACCATGTGGAAAGGGGTGGCGGCTCAGATGAGTATCTTCATCGCCATTCTCTTGGCCGGTGTAACCTTCCTTTACCTGTCGCTCAAACCGAGCATCGCTCTCTTCGAGACCCTCAAGAAGCACATCGTCTCCGTGACCACGGACTGGGATCTCAACAAACGCCTTCAGGTGGACACCCAGGACGAGATCGGCGAGCTTGCCGCAGACTTCAATACCATGACCGAGAAGCTTGCGCTGATGGTGCGCCAGGTGAACGTCTCCAGCGACGAGTTGGGATCCGTCTCGGGCAACCTGGTTCAGGTTTCCAGCACGGTGATGGGTGCGGCCGAGCAGCAGTCTACCTCGGTGCATGAGGCGTCCAGCGCCATGACCCAGATAACCGGCTCGATCAAGGGCGTTGCGAAGGCAGTCGAGGGACTGTCCCAGTCGGCCTCGGAGAGCTCATCGTCGATTCTGGAGATGGCCTCGAGTGTCGAGGAGGTGGCCCTGAACGCCGAGGCGCTCGCCCACCAGGTTGATGAAGTGGGATCGGCCATCATCGAGATGGCTGCTTCCATCAAACAGGTGGGGAGAAACGCGGATCTCCTGCTCGAAGAGGCGAGCATCAACTCCTCCTCCATCGTAGAGATGGACAGCACGATAAAGGAAGTGGAGAAAAACGCCCTGAACACGGTGAAGATCTCGGAGTCGGTGAAGCAGGACGCGGAATTCGGCAAGGGAGCGGTGGAGTCGACCATCCTGGGGATCAACGCCATCAAGCAATCTTCGCGCATCACCTCCGAAGTGATAGCGAACCTCTCCCAGCGCGCAGGCGACATCGGGGCGATCCTCTCCGTCATCGACGACGTCGCGGAGCAGACAAACCTTCTGGCGCTGAACGCGGCCATCATCGCCGCCCAGGCCGGGGAGCACGGCAAGGGCTTCGCGGTCGTGGCAGGGGAGATCAAGCAGCTTGCCGAACGGACCAGCGCCTCGACCCGCAAGATAGCCGATGTGGTGAACGGGGTTCTCGCGGAGACCGACCGCGCGGTGGTCGCGATATCGCAGGCGGAACAGAACATTGCCCAAGGGGAAGAGCTGTCCAGGAAATCCGGTGAGGCGCTCGAGAAGATCGTGAGCGGCGTCCAGATGGCGACCGAGCAGGTCAACGGCATCGCCCGCGCCACCGCCGAGCAGGCGCATGGCAGCATGATGATCAGGGATACGACGGAGAAGGTTACCTCCATGGTGCGTCAGATCGCCACCGCCACGCGCGAGCAGGGTGAAGGCAGCACCCTCGTCCTCTCATCGGTGGAGAAGATGAGGACCCTGACCGAACAGGTGAAGAATTCGACGCGCGAACAGAGTAACGTGGGTAACTTCATCGCGAAGTCGACCGAGAACATCACCGAAATGATCCGTCACATCCAGAGGGCCTGCGACGAGCAGAGCAAGGGGGCGGACTTGGTGTTGCCCGCGGTTGAGAGCATCAAGAGCGCCACCGAGAGCAACCTCGGGGCGGTCAAGGTGCTGGGCGAAAGCATGTCGGCACTGGCGGCCCAGATCGAGGGCCTGCAGCAGGAGATCGACCGCTTCGACGTTTCATCGTCTTAA
- a CDS encoding endonuclease/exonuclease/phosphatase family protein → MTQNNGTFTVMTYNVHRLTGNDRHTSAARIAQVIETYQPDIVALQELPGARFRPEIGGACQDLAHELALVVRRDVRYDLERERWGNVVFSRFPMRLVRAGGLHPENRYRTMVPRGAMWVEIDVNGQKLQLVNTHLGLTPQERSYQAKVLTGADWLAHPECRPPVVLCGDFNAMPSWSIHKRLRNALQDEQERLKFGHTQFTFPSNMPIVRFDHIFISPDLSVENELIPRTKLTAVASDHLPLIVTLRFGANGKNGVGR, encoded by the coding sequence ATGACCCAAAACAATGGCACCTTCACCGTCATGACCTACAACGTGCACCGGCTGACCGGCAATGATCGCCATACTTCAGCCGCGCGCATCGCACAGGTCATCGAAACTTACCAGCCCGACATCGTTGCTCTTCAGGAACTCCCGGGGGCGCGCTTTCGCCCGGAAATCGGTGGCGCTTGTCAGGATTTGGCGCACGAATTGGCGTTGGTGGTAAGACGGGACGTCCGCTACGACCTCGAGCGTGAGCGCTGGGGCAACGTGGTCTTCAGCCGGTTTCCCATGCGGCTGGTTCGGGCGGGGGGGCTCCACCCGGAGAACCGGTACCGGACCATGGTGCCGCGGGGCGCGATGTGGGTGGAGATCGACGTCAACGGACAGAAGCTGCAGTTGGTGAACACCCACCTCGGGCTCACCCCGCAGGAGCGCAGCTACCAGGCGAAGGTGCTGACCGGGGCAGACTGGCTCGCCCATCCCGAGTGCCGCCCGCCGGTGGTCTTATGCGGCGACTTCAACGCCATGCCGAGCTGGAGCATTCACAAGCGCCTCCGGAACGCACTACAGGATGAGCAGGAGCGGCTGAAGTTCGGGCACACACAGTTCACTTTCCCGAGCAACATGCCGATCGTCAGGTTCGATCACATCTTCATCTCGCCGGACCTGAGCGTGGAAAACGAGCTGATCCCGCGCACCAAGCTGACTGCCGTGGCTTCAGACCACCTGCCCCTGATCGTGACGCTTCGCTTTGGCGCCAATGGGAAAAACGGCGTTGGGAGATAG
- a CDS encoding KUP/HAK/KT family potassium transporter produces MQKHEQSYWGGIVKSMGLVFGDIGTSPIYTLSVIFAITPPKPENIFGILSLIVWTLIILVTVEYAWLAMSLGRKGEGGTIVLKEILVRLLKGGRAMGFIALLSFIGVSLLLGDGVITPAISILSAVEGLVLIPTFSGLSQGVLIFIAAVIAITLFIFQSRGTDKVAGAFGPLMVLWFASLTVTGLIAIAGHPEVVKAISPWYAIKFFLDNGLSGFFVLSEVILCATGGEALYADMGHLGRKPIVRAWYFVFVALVINYLGQGAFLLEHPHEKNTLFGMVQGESQFLYIPFLILTILATVIASQALISGVFSIVYQGITTRIMPLMKVDYTSSHLKSQIYISSVNWSLMVLVIFIMLLFGKSENLAAAYGLAVTGTMTITGIMMTWIFANTTKKWKAPIALAVTLIDAVFLIANLNKLPHGGYWSIILASVPFMTILIWTKGQRALYKALKPLDVETFLLSYEQIFAKGRTIPGTGLFFTREWAVVPPYVVHCIIRSNIIYERNVFISIIRTDEPFGVSYKLTEKRGSGLDSFEIFAGYMEVIDIEALLKKNNINEKVIFYGVEDITTPNPIWKIFSGIKKLSPNFVQFNQLPASKLQGVLTRVEM; encoded by the coding sequence ATGCAAAAACACGAACAATCATACTGGGGCGGGATAGTCAAATCGATGGGCCTCGTCTTTGGCGACATCGGCACGAGCCCCATCTATACCCTCTCCGTCATTTTCGCCATCACCCCTCCGAAGCCGGAGAACATCTTCGGCATCCTGTCGCTTATCGTCTGGACCCTGATCATCCTGGTCACCGTCGAGTACGCCTGGCTCGCCATGAGCCTTGGGAGAAAAGGGGAAGGCGGCACCATCGTTTTGAAGGAGATCCTGGTCCGCCTGCTCAAGGGGGGGCGTGCCATGGGCTTCATCGCCCTGCTCTCCTTCATCGGCGTTTCGCTGCTCCTGGGTGACGGCGTCATCACGCCGGCCATTTCCATCCTCTCCGCGGTGGAAGGTCTCGTGCTGATCCCGACGTTCTCAGGTCTGTCGCAGGGCGTTCTGATCTTCATCGCGGCAGTCATAGCCATAACCCTCTTCATCTTCCAATCGCGGGGAACCGACAAGGTGGCGGGGGCTTTCGGTCCGCTCATGGTGCTCTGGTTCGCATCACTCACCGTGACAGGCCTCATCGCCATCGCCGGGCACCCGGAGGTCGTCAAGGCGATCTCCCCCTGGTACGCCATAAAGTTCTTCCTGGACAACGGCCTCTCGGGTTTCTTCGTCCTATCGGAAGTCATCCTGTGCGCCACCGGCGGTGAAGCTCTTTACGCCGACATGGGACATCTGGGCAGAAAGCCGATCGTCAGGGCCTGGTACTTCGTCTTCGTGGCTTTGGTGATCAACTACCTTGGCCAGGGGGCGTTCCTGCTGGAGCACCCGCACGAGAAGAACACCCTTTTCGGGATGGTGCAGGGGGAATCCCAGTTCCTCTACATCCCGTTCCTGATCCTCACCATCCTCGCGACCGTCATCGCCTCACAGGCCCTCATCAGCGGGGTGTTCTCGATCGTCTATCAGGGAATCACCACGCGCATCATGCCGCTCATGAAGGTTGATTACACCTCGAGCCATCTCAAGTCACAGATCTACATCAGCTCGGTGAACTGGTCGCTCATGGTGCTGGTCATCTTCATCATGCTTTTGTTCGGCAAGTCGGAGAACCTGGCAGCCGCATACGGTCTTGCCGTCACCGGGACCATGACCATCACCGGCATCATGATGACCTGGATCTTCGCCAACACCACCAAGAAGTGGAAGGCACCCATCGCTCTTGCGGTCACCCTCATCGATGCCGTCTTCCTGATCGCGAACCTGAACAAGTTGCCCCACGGCGGCTACTGGTCCATCATCCTCGCCTCCGTCCCCTTCATGACCATTCTGATCTGGACCAAGGGACAGCGGGCGCTTTACAAGGCACTCAAGCCGTTGGACGTGGAGACCTTCCTCCTCTCCTACGAGCAGATCTTCGCCAAGGGACGCACCATCCCGGGCACCGGGCTCTTCTTCACCCGTGAATGGGCCGTGGTCCCCCCCTACGTGGTGCACTGCATCATCCGGAGCAACATCATCTACGAGCGCAACGTCTTCATCTCCATCATCAGGACCGACGAACCGTTCGGAGTCTCCTACAAGCTGACCGAGAAGCGCGGCAGCGGCCTTGACTCCTTCGAGATCTTCGCCGGATACATGGAGGTGATCGACATCGAGGCCCTGCTCAAGAAGAACAACATCAACGAGAAGGTCATTTTCTACGGCGTGGAGGACATCACGACCCCCAACCCGATCTGGAAGATCTTCAGCGGCATCAAGAAGCTGAGCCCGAACTTCGTGCAGTTCAACCAGCTTCCCGCGAGCAAGCTGCAGGGCGTTCTGACCCGGGTAGAGATGTAA